One Pyrus communis chromosome 13, drPyrComm1.1, whole genome shotgun sequence genomic window carries:
- the LOC137713589 gene encoding glutamate dehydrogenase 1 — MNALVATNRNFKLAARLLGLDSKLEKSLLIPFREIKVECTIPKDDGSLASFVGFRVQHDNARGPMKGGIRYHPEVDPDEVNALAQLMTWKTAVANIPYGGAKGGIGCDPGKLSISELERLTRVFTQKIHDLIGIHTDVPAPDMGTGPQTMAWILDEYSKFHGYSPAVVTGKPIDLGGSLGRDAATGRGVLFATEALLNEYGKSISGQQFVIQGFGNVGSWAAQLIHEGGGKIVAVSDITGALKNSEGLDIPSLLKHVKDNRGVKGFHGGDPIEPSSILVEDCDILIPAALGGVINKENANDIKAKFIIEAANHPTDPEADEILSKKGVVILPDIYANSGGVTVSYLEWVQNIQGFLWDEEKVNNELRTYMTKGFKGVKEMCKTHNCDLRMGAFTLGVNRVARATVLRGWEA; from the exons ATGAATGCATTAGTGGCAACCAACAGAAATTTTAAGTTGGCTGCTCGGCTTTTGGGATTGGACTCCAAGCTTGAGAAAAGTTTACTGATACCATTTAGGGAAATCAAG GTTGAATGTACTATACCAAAAGACGATGGCAGTTTGGCTTCATTCGTTGGCTTCAGGGTTCAACATGACAATGCTAGAGGCCCTATGAAGGGAGGAATCAGATATCACCCAGAG GTTGATCCAGATGAGGTGAATGCTTTAGCACAGCTCATGACATGGAAGACCGCGGTAGCCAACATCCCGTATGGTGGTGCCAAAGGGGGTATAGGATGTGATCCAGGGAAGTTGAGTATTTCTGAACTAGAACGACTTACCAGAGTATTCACACAAAAGATACACGATCTTATCGGAATCCACACCGATGTTCCAGCACCAGATATGGGGACAGGTCCACAG ACCATGGCATGGATACTAGACGAGTACTCAAAGTTTCATGGCTACTCACCTGCAGTAGTGACTGGAAAGCCTATT GATCTTGGTGGATCACTAGGAAGAGATGCAGCAACGGGAAGAGGAGTACTTTTTGCAACAGAGGCATTACTCAATGAGTATGGAAAGAGCATCTCCGGACAACAGTTTGTTATACAG GGTTTTGGGAATGTAGGCTCGTGGGCGGCCCAGCTAATCCATGAGGGTGGTGGCAAAATAGTAGCAGTGAGTGACATCACTGGAGCCCTAAAGAACAGCGAAGGACTTGACATTCCAAGCCTGCTCAAGCATGTCAAAGACAACAGGGGAGTCAAGGGCTTCCATGGTGGGGATCCAATAGAACCCAGCTCAATCTTGGTTGAAGATTGTGACATTCTCATTCCAGCAGCCCTCGGAGGTGTCATCAACAA GGAAAACGCAAATGACATAAAAGCTAAATTTATAATCGAAGCGGCTAATCATCCTACTGACCCTGAGGCTGATGAG ATCCTGTCAAAGAAAGGTGTTGTAATTCTTCCTGATATATATGCAAACTCTGGAGGAGTTACTGTTAGTTACCTTGAGTGGGTGCAG AACATTCAAGGATTCTTGTGGGATGAAGAGAAGGTGAACAATGAGCTCAGGACTTACATGACCAAAGGCTTCAAAGGTGTGAAGGAGATGTGCAAAACCCATAACTGCGATCTCCGGATGGGAGCCTTCACGCTCGGAGTTAACCGCGTTGCAAGGGCGACTGTCCTCAGAGGGTGGGAAGCCTGA